From the Butyrivibrio fibrisolvens genome, one window contains:
- the ruvA gene encoding Holliday junction branch migration protein RuvA yields the protein MIAYVQGILENLEIDKAVIDVGGIGYEVNISASTCDRMPGIGDNVKLYTYMNVKEDEMSLFGFLTRDEIRMFRMLITVSGIGPKGALSILSVFDTDDLRFAILAGDVKTISKAPGIGKKTAERLVLELRDKISNTDITGTEGIGQAAGSASTGKSSGEDASSRDEAVEALAALGYNATDAMKAVRKVLSASDEKLDTEAILKLALKELF from the coding sequence ATGATAGCATATGTTCAGGGGATTCTTGAAAATCTCGAAATAGATAAAGCGGTAATAGACGTAGGCGGCATCGGATATGAAGTTAATATATCTGCATCAACCTGCGACAGGATGCCGGGGATTGGAGACAATGTTAAGCTCTACACATATATGAACGTGAAGGAAGATGAGATGAGCCTTTTTGGCTTCCTTACAAGAGATGAGATCCGCATGTTCAGGATGCTCATCACTGTAAGTGGTATAGGCCCTAAGGGTGCACTTTCAATTCTTTCTGTATTTGATACAGATGATCTTAGATTTGCAATCCTTGCAGGAGATGTCAAGACAATATCCAAAGCCCCCGGCATTGGCAAAAAGACTGCAGAACGCCTTGTACTTGAACTTCGTGACAAGATATCCAATACAGATATCACAGGCACAGAAGGTATAGGACAGGCAGCAGGCAGTGCATCTACCGGCAAATCTTCAGGCGAAGATGCATCTTCAAGAGATGAAGCCGTTGAAGCTCTCGCTGCCCTTGGCTATAACGCTACAGACGCCATGAAAGCTGTTAGAAAAGTTCTTTCGGCTTCGGATGAAAAACTTGATACCGAGGCTATATTAAAGCTTGCACTTAAAGAACTCTTTTAA
- a CDS encoding HAD family hydrolase encodes MSSDIAVIFDMDGVLLDTEMIYMKAWEERARQTLLDVDFVRDMVLACTGTTSAMTKEIMIQRLGSIEAYEEGVTYTRNYFHKYINDNGIPVKKYVRDILQYLNSNNIPTGLASSTKEAIVRQEISEAGIIDYFTVILGGDNVVNGKPAPDIFLDCASKLKADPKNCYVIEDSFNGIRAAYAAGMHPIMVPDLRQPDDEIRSYCDAVLPDLNEVMAFIRSKLKSDQ; translated from the coding sequence ATGAGTTCTGATATAGCAGTAATATTCGATATGGACGGCGTCCTTCTTGATACAGAGATGATATATATGAAAGCCTGGGAAGAGCGTGCGAGGCAGACTTTACTTGATGTGGACTTTGTACGAGATATGGTTCTTGCCTGTACAGGTACTACATCTGCCATGACAAAAGAGATCATGATCCAAAGACTTGGCAGTATAGAGGCTTATGAAGAAGGTGTTACATATACAAGAAACTATTTTCACAAATATATTAATGACAATGGTATACCTGTAAAAAAATACGTTCGAGATATCTTGCAGTATCTAAATAGTAATAATATACCAACAGGCCTTGCATCATCCACGAAAGAAGCTATCGTCAGACAGGAGATAAGCGAAGCCGGAATTATCGACTATTTTACAGTGATACTTGGCGGTGACAATGTTGTAAACGGCAAGCCTGCCCCTGACATATTCCTTGACTGCGCGTCAAAACTGAAAGCGGATCCCAAGAACTGCTATGTGATAGAAGATTCTTTTAACGGAATAAGAGCAGCATATGCGGCTGGCATGCATCCTATAATGGTTCCTGATCTAAGGCAGCCGGATGATGAGATCAGATCATACTGCGACGCGGTACTTCCTGATCTTAATGAAGTTATGGCTTTTATAAGAAGTAAGCTTAAGTCTGATCAGTGA
- a CDS encoding MFS transporter, protein MQNKNKYNKTLLACYLGFVVQAICANFVPLLYIVFHDNYNISFGQLALISTTFFFTQLIVDYICGRVVDKIGYRPSIVASEITCCAGLSLLAVLPDIMPSPFIGILICVTIYAIGSGLIEVLVSPIIEACPFDNKDVMMSLLHSFYCWGTVGVILISTIFFKFFGIGNWKLLAILWAIVPFYNIFNFATCPIEKLVDDGQSMTMGELLRSKTFWLFILLMVCAGSSEISMSQWASAFVESALHMSKAVGDLAGPCGFAVLMGISRTLYGKFGEKIDLTGFMIASGILCLICYLLAALSKAPVMGLVGCALCGFSVGIMWPGSISISSKVIPRGGTAMFALLALAGDLGGASGPAIIGYVSQFAGNNIQAGILSGIGFPIVLVICVLVIKRVKNNDIL, encoded by the coding sequence ATGCAAAATAAAAATAAATACAATAAGACACTACTTGCCTGTTATCTTGGTTTTGTAGTTCAGGCTATCTGTGCCAATTTTGTTCCGCTGCTTTATATTGTATTTCACGATAATTACAATATTTCATTTGGGCAGCTGGCGCTTATTTCAACGACATTCTTTTTTACCCAGCTTATAGTTGATTATATATGCGGAAGAGTTGTAGACAAGATAGGATATAGACCTAGTATTGTTGCTTCGGAGATAACCTGCTGCGCGGGATTATCACTACTTGCAGTACTGCCGGATATAATGCCGTCGCCTTTTATAGGTATACTTATCTGTGTCACGATATATGCTATAGGTAGTGGTCTTATAGAAGTTCTGGTGAGTCCTATAATCGAAGCCTGTCCTTTTGATAATAAAGACGTTATGATGAGTCTTCTTCACTCGTTTTATTGTTGGGGAACTGTAGGCGTAATCCTTATTTCTACAATATTTTTTAAATTCTTTGGAATAGGTAACTGGAAGTTATTGGCTATTCTTTGGGCTATTGTCCCATTTTATAACATCTTTAATTTTGCAACCTGCCCTATAGAAAAGCTCGTGGATGATGGTCAGAGTATGACTATGGGAGAGCTGCTTAGATCAAAGACATTCTGGCTTTTTATATTGCTGATGGTCTGCGCAGGATCTTCTGAGATATCTATGTCTCAGTGGGCATCTGCTTTTGTGGAGTCGGCACTTCATATGTCCAAGGCAGTTGGAGATCTTGCAGGCCCTTGCGGATTTGCTGTTCTTATGGGAATAAGTAGAACTTTGTACGGCAAATTTGGCGAGAAGATCGACCTTACAGGTTTTATGATTGCTTCCGGTATTCTTTGTTTGATATGTTATTTACTGGCAGCTTTGTCCAAGGCGCCTGTAATGGGACTTGTTGGCTGCGCTTTATGTGGATTTTCAGTTGGTATCATGTGGCCTGGATCCATTAGCATATCTTCTAAAGTTATCCCAAGGGGAGGTACAGCGATGTTTGCACTTCTTGCTCTTGCAGGAGATTTGGGCGGTGCTTCCGGACCTGCGATCATAGGCTATGTATCCCAGTTTGCAGGCAACAACATACAGGCCGGGATTCTTTCCGGCATCGGTTTTCCGATTGTCTTGGTCATATGTGTACTGGTTATTAAAAGAGTAAAAAACAATGATATTCTATGA
- the ruvB gene encoding Holliday junction branch migration DNA helicase RuvB, producing the protein MAKRTIQTEKNSKNMMDAGFTGEDAGVESSLRPKSLDKYIGQEKIKKSLKIYIEAAKERGDSLDHILFYGPPGLGKTTLAQIMAHEMGVNIKITSGPAIEKPGEMAAILNSLQEGDILFVDEIHRISRQVEEVLYPAMEDFAIDIMIGKGPTARSIRLDLPRFTLVGATTRAGMLSAPLRDRFGMIHRMEFYNEKELSQIIIQSAKVLGIEVGEESAIEMARRSRGTPRLANRTLKRVRDYAQVRNNGIVSIDIVREALNLLEVDDMGLDHTDHEILKTMIEKFGGGPVGLDTLAAAIGEDAGTIEDVYEPYLIKCGFINRTPRGRVVTQPGYEQMGLKMPEDSDNK; encoded by the coding sequence ATGGCCAAAAGAACCATTCAAACAGAAAAAAACTCTAAAAATATGATGGATGCCGGCTTTACCGGAGAAGATGCAGGCGTTGAAAGCTCTCTTCGTCCCAAGAGCCTTGATAAATACATAGGTCAGGAGAAGATCAAAAAGAGCCTTAAGATCTACATAGAAGCTGCCAAGGAGCGTGGAGACAGCCTTGATCACATCCTTTTTTACGGACCTCCCGGACTTGGTAAGACAACTCTTGCACAGATCATGGCTCATGAGATGGGAGTAAATATCAAGATCACATCAGGCCCTGCAATAGAAAAGCCGGGAGAGATGGCAGCAATCCTTAACAGCCTTCAGGAAGGTGATATTCTATTCGTTGATGAGATCCACAGAATATCCCGCCAGGTAGAAGAAGTGCTGTATCCAGCTATGGAAGACTTTGCAATAGACATCATGATCGGCAAAGGCCCTACAGCAAGATCTATCCGTCTTGATCTTCCAAGGTTTACTCTTGTTGGAGCTACAACAAGAGCGGGTATGCTGTCTGCGCCTCTTAGAGACAGATTCGGCATGATCCACAGGATGGAATTCTATAATGAAAAAGAGTTATCGCAGATCATAATCCAGTCTGCAAAAGTTCTTGGAATCGAAGTTGGCGAAGAAAGCGCCATAGAGATGGCAAGAAGAAGCCGTGGAACACCCAGACTTGCAAACCGCACACTTAAACGTGTACGAGACTATGCTCAGGTTAGGAATAATGGTATTGTTTCAATTGATATAGTAAGAGAAGCTCTGAATCTACTGGAAGTAGATGATATGGGACTTGACCACACAGACCACGAGATCTTAAAGACTATGATAGAGAAGTTCGGCGGAGGCCCTGTTGGTCTTGACACTCTGGCAGCTGCTATAGGTGAAGATGCCGGAACTATAGAAGATGTATATGAGCCCTATCTTATCAAATGCGGATTCATCAATAGAACTCCCAGAGGCCGCGTGGTAACACAACCGGGGTACGAGCAGATGGGACTAAAGATGCCGGAAGACTCTGATAATAAATGA
- a CDS encoding CHY zinc finger protein yields the protein MDCIKIIYGIRTDSEGRCIHYHSHKDVIANKCNKCGKFYACYKCHDELEDHKFEPVDPDEKDTVMCGACGRLYSYNEYSCIERCLDCGHEYNPGCSLHKSIYAAR from the coding sequence ATGGATTGCATAAAGATAATATATGGCATTCGGACTGATAGTGAAGGGCGGTGCATTCATTATCACAGTCATAAAGATGTGATAGCCAATAAATGCAATAAATGCGGTAAATTTTATGCCTGCTATAAATGCCACGATGAACTTGAAGACCATAAATTTGAGCCTGTAGATCCTGACGAGAAGGATACAGTTATGTGCGGCGCTTGTGGAAGGCTTTATAGCTATAATGAGTATTCATGTATTGAAAGGTGTCTTGACTGCGGTCATGAATATAACCCGGGATGTTCTTTGCATAAATCTATATATGCTGCAAGGTAA